GGGCTGGATGTCTCCAAGGTCAATCCGCTCGGCGGCGCCATCGCGCTCGGGCACCCGCTCGGGGCGACGGGTGCGATTCGTGCTGCTACTGTGGTTCATGGCTTGCGCCGCAGGAATTTGAAGTACGGGATGGTGACGATGTGTGTTGGCACTGGGATGGGGGCTGCTGGGATTTTCGAGCGCATGTGATGTTTTGCTTGCGGCGCGGTTTTGCTAGTTTTTTTCTGGCATCCGCGTTTTGTTATCGGTCTATTGGCGTTGCCCCTGTGCGGGGCGGCACCTACTTTTCTTTGCAGCGGCAAAGAAAAGTAGGCAAAAGAAAGCCGCTTCAAACCTCCGGTGCCCGCCAGCAAAACGCTTCGGCATACCGCAGTTGAGCTGTCGCGCAGCGACGCAAACACTCCGTAGAAAGCCCGCAGCCAGGCGCGCGTGTCGTGAAAGATGACATCCACCTGGGGCACATTCGGTCGGCTTGTATTGTTCGCCCGCCGTCGGTTTACGGCGGTATGTGTTCCGGACGGTGTGGGTTTTTCGCGCCGTGCGCGGTTGACTGCGGGCTTTCTACGGAGTGCGGAGGTGACTGCGCGATAGCTCAAAGAACGTGCGCTGTGCTGTTATCCTGGCGGGCACCGGTGGTTCAAGAGCGGCTTTCTTTTGCCTACTTTTCTTTGCCGCTGCAAAGAAAAGTAGGTGCCGCCCCGCACAGGGGCAACGCTAGCAAACCGATACGGCAACGCGGATGCCAGCGTAAGAAACTGCATTCCACCCGCTTCGCGGAAACAGAAGCAAGAAGCAACGAGCAACGAGCAAGGAGACACGCAGTGGAAATCACACTAACCCGCACGCACGACGTGCTAACGATCGCATTTAATCGAGCCGAAAAGAAAAACGCGATCACGGCAGCGATGTACCAGACGATGGCCGACGCGCTAGTCGAAGCGCAAGCAAACCCGGAAATTCGAGCGGTCCTGATCCGCGGCAGCGCAGGCATCTTCAGCGCCGGCAACGATCTCGAAGATTTCATGAAGCAGCCGCCCGTCGGCGAAAACGCGCCCGTGTTCCAGTTCCTGCGCGCGATCAGCTCGGCGGAGAAGCCGCTGGTGGCATCGGTAGCGGGCGCGGCCGTCGGTGTAGGCACAACGCTGCTCCTGCATTGCGATCTCGTCTACGCCGCCGACACCGCGACGTTCTCACTGCCCTTCTCGCAACTCGGCCTGTGCCCGGAAGCCGCGTCGTCATTGCTGCTTCAGCGAGTGGCAGGTTATCAGGCAGCGGCCGAAAAGCTGATGCTCGGCGAACCGTTCGACGCCAGGGAAGCACAGCGCATGGGCTTCGTGAACCGTCTGCTGCCCGCCGCTGAAGTCGACGCGTTCGCGCTGCAACAGGCGCAGAAGCTGGCCGCGCTGCCCGCGTCGTCGCTGCGCGTCACCAAGCAGATGATGAAGCGCGCGGCACAGCACGAAATCCAGACGCAAATGACGGAAGAAGCCGTCCACTTCGCGAAGATGCTGCTCGCGCCCGAAGCGAAGGAAGCGTTCAAGGCGTTCTTCGAAAAGCGCAAGCCGGACTTCCGCCAGTTCAACTGAGCGGCAAGCCAGGCGGAAAGGAAACGGGCGTCACACGGTGTCGTAATCGACGAAACTCGACTCGCGACAGAAACTCACCAGCCGCACGCCCGCTTCGCGCGCAATCGTGATGGCCAGCGACGACGGCGCCGAAATCGTCGCGACCATCGGAATGTCGACGCGCGCGGCCTTGCGCACCAGCTCGTAGCTCGCGCGGCTCGACAGAAAGACGAAGCCTTCCCGCGTATCGACGCGATCCAGCGACAGTCGCCCGATCAGCTTGTCGAGCGCGTTGTGACGGCCGACGTCCTCGAATGCACAGCGGATCGCGCCCGTCGCATCGCACCACGCGGCCGCGTGCAGGCCGCCCGTCATCTTCGTGAGCGCCTGGTGCGCGGGCAGTTCCTTCGCGGCGCGTGCGATCGCATCCGGCGCGAGGCGCTGCAAAAAGCCGGTGTCGGGCACGCGCTCCGGCGTCAGATCGAGCAGATCGATGCTCTCGATCCCGCACACGCCGCAACCCGTGCGTCCCGACAGCGCACGGCGCTTCTCCTTCAACGCGGCAAACGCCTGCTGCACGACGGTCAGCTGCACTTCCGCATGCGGCAACTTGCCGTCGCGGAATTCGACCTCGATGTCCTGAATGTGCGCGCCACGCTCGACGATCCCTTCCGAAATCGCGAAGCCGACCGCGAATTCTTCGAGGTCGCGCGGCGTGCACATCATCACCGCATGCGAAATGCCGTTGAAGACGAGCGCGACAGGCCATTCCTGGCCGACATGATCGGCGACGCTCTCGACCGCGCCGCCGCGGTGGCGGCGCACCGCTTGCTCGACGATGCCCGGCTGTTCGCCCGTATCCAGTTCGTTCACCTGCTGACTCCTGCGCTAGAGCAGCGACCCGGCTGCCCGAAGGCCGCCGCGCCGCGAATAAGGTTCTAAAATACCTCAGACCGGCTTAGCGCGTTGGCCGCCGAATAAGAGGAATCTGTCATGGGACTCAATGATGCGCCCCTGCTGTTCAACTTCGAGGTTGAATCTTCGGAGAATCTGAAATTCATCCCGATGGTCGTCCGATTCAATCTCGACCGCTTCGGGCTGCGGATTTCGCTCGAACAATGGCAGATGCTGCCGCACGAAGACCGCGCGTTACTGGCGCGCTTTCCCGTCGAAGAGGACACGGCGATCGAGCCGAACTTCGATCACGCCCTGTTCGAGATGATGCGCACGCACGCGAACGTCGAGCCCGAATGGTTCACGCCCGAGGATAACCCGGCATGGCGCGACACTGCAGTCGTGCCGGAAACCGTGCTGAACCAGGCGCAGCTCGCGAATCTCGCGCCGCCGGGTGCCGCGCAATGGGCGCAACTCGCGCCGTTTCAGCGCTACGTGCTCGCCAAACTGTCGCGCAAGGCGGCGAGCAACCATGATTTCGTGCCGGCGATGAAGGAATTCGGCCTCGCTAGCTGAATCCGGCGCAGGATTTTTTCGCTTTTTGCCCTCAATCTCTTCCGAACGCTGCCGTTATCCAAAGGTTGGCGCGTAAAAGCGCGCCGCGCCCGGTTGCGCCTGTTTCGTCCGCGTCGCGCTCGCGCCGCGACTGAACGGCGCCGTCGCGCGCCCCGCCTGCAGGATCGAACGACGTTCGGAACCTATGATCTCTTTTCTATCGAAGCGGCTGCTGATCAACCTGGCCGTGGTTGCGGCTGCCGTCGGCGCGAACGCGTTCGTCGCGTACACGCAGATTTGCGGACAGCGCGATGCCGATGCGCGCACTGCCCGTTCGACGGCCATCCGTCAGAACCTGGAAGCCTATCGCTCGACGCTCGAGGACGGCCTCGGTGTGCTCGGCCGCTACGAGGCGTCGGCCGAACCCGCGCCCGAGAAGGCCGTCGCGAACATGACCGCGTCGCTTGCACAGATCGACCGGGCGCTGCATGAGCAGCTCGCGGGACAGCCGCGCGTCGCCGGCGCGCTCGACGACCTCACGGTCAACGGCAAGCGCCTGCAGCAGGACATCGCCGTCGCGCTCGCCAAAACCACCGCGCCCGAGCAGGACGGCTCGCGTGCATGGGCTGCGCAGACCTACACGCGTCTCGGCATGGAAGTCGACCGGCTCGAAGCGCACATGGATCAACTGCGCGCGGAGGAAGACCGCGCGCTGAAGGACGCGCTCGAAGCATCGACGCGCGATTCGCGCTACGCGATGCTCTTTCTCGTCGTGACGATGCTTGCGGGCGGTGGGCTGCTCATCTACACGTTCGGCGCGCGCGAAAACGTCGCGCGGGAAAAGCTGCGCATCGCCCGCGCGCTGCACCGGAACGACGAGCGCTTTCGCGGGCTGTTCGAGCAGCATCCCGTGCCGATGTATATCTTCGATCGCGACACGCTGCGCTTTCTGGCCGTCAACACGGCGGCCGTCCAGCAGTACGGCTACTCGGAGAGCGAGTTTCTGGCGATGACGGTGCGCGCGATCCGCCCGCATTCCGAAGTGACGCGACTGGAGACGCACTTGCAGCGCAGCGACGTGACGCCGGGCGGCCCGCGCACGATGGCGGGCGTCTGGCATCACCGGCGCAAGGACGGCTCGCAGATCAGCGCGGACATTTCCTATCACGCGATGACCTTCATGGGCCGACCCGCGCTGTTCGTGCTCGCCGACGACGTCACCGAGCAGATCAACGCGGAAGCCGAAGCACAGCGTTCGAACCAGATGCTGGAAACGGTGATCGACAACATTCCGCAGCGCATTTTCTGGAAGGACAAGGAACTGCGCTATCTGGGCTGCAACATGGCGTTCGCGCGCGACGCGGGCCTCGCGTATCCGGAGCAGGTGATCGGCAAGCGCGACGAAGACATGCCGTGGCGCGGCTTCGCTGAAGGGCTCGCGCGCCAGGACACGGAAGTCATGGCGTCCGGCGTGCCGAAGATGAACTACGAAACCGATATCGTGATCGACGGCGTGCATCGCACGACGGTGACGAGCAAGCTGCCGTTCACGGACAGCGACGGCCGCGTGATCGGCGTGCTCGGCTCGTACACCGACATCACCGAGCGCAAGCGCGCCGATCTCGCGTTGCGCCTGCAAAGCCGCGCGCTCGATGCGAGCGTCAACGCGATTCTGATTACGGGGCCTTCGAAGGAAGGCAATCTGATCGAGTACGTGAACCCGGCGTTCAAGCGCATCACGGGCTATGACCCGCAGGAAGTGATCGGTCAGGATTGCCGTCTGTTGCAACGCAATGACCGCGATCAGGAAGGCATCGCCGCGATCCGTCAGGCGCTCGCGGCGAACCGCGAAGTGAGCGCGGTGCTGCGCAATTACCGCAAGGACGGCGCGCTGTTCTGGAATCAGCTGTATATCGCGCCCGTGCCGGATGCCGACGGACAGACGACGCACCACATCGCCGTCATCAACGACGTGACGGCGTTGATCCGCTATCAGGAACAGCTCGAATATCAGGCGAACTACGACAGCCTCACGCGTCTGCCGAACCGCAATCTGCTGCGCGACCGGCTGCAGCATGCGCTGATCGTCGCGCAACGGCATCACAAGGGCGTAGCCGTCGTGTTCATCGATCTCGACGGCTTCAAGAACGTCAACGACAGTCTGGGTCACAGCGTCGGCGACCGGCTGCTGTCGGTCGTGGCCGATCGTCTCGCGCGTGCCGCGCGCGCAAGCGATACGGTCGCGCGTCATGGCGGCGACGAGTTCGTGATCGTGATGACGGATACCGTCGACGAACAATCGCTGATCGCGTGGATGGAACGCGTGCGCGCGTCGATTTCGGAGCCGGTGTGGCTCGACGGCA
This genomic interval from Paraburkholderia sabiae contains the following:
- a CDS encoding enoyl-CoA hydratase, whose protein sequence is MEITLTRTHDVLTIAFNRAEKKNAITAAMYQTMADALVEAQANPEIRAVLIRGSAGIFSAGNDLEDFMKQPPVGENAPVFQFLRAISSAEKPLVASVAGAAVGVGTTLLLHCDLVYAADTATFSLPFSQLGLCPEAASSLLLQRVAGYQAAAEKLMLGEPFDAREAQRMGFVNRLLPAAEVDAFALQQAQKLAALPASSLRVTKQMMKRAAQHEIQTQMTEEAVHFAKMLLAPEAKEAFKAFFEKRKPDFRQFN
- the fdhD gene encoding formate dehydrogenase accessory sulfurtransferase FdhD; its protein translation is MNELDTGEQPGIVEQAVRRHRGGAVESVADHVGQEWPVALVFNGISHAVMMCTPRDLEEFAVGFAISEGIVERGAHIQDIEVEFRDGKLPHAEVQLTVVQQAFAALKEKRRALSGRTGCGVCGIESIDLLDLTPERVPDTGFLQRLAPDAIARAAKELPAHQALTKMTGGLHAAAWCDATGAIRCAFEDVGRHNALDKLIGRLSLDRVDTREGFVFLSSRASYELVRKAARVDIPMVATISAPSSLAITIAREAGVRLVSFCRESSFVDYDTV
- a CDS encoding nitrate reductase associated protein, yielding MGLNDAPLLFNFEVESSENLKFIPMVVRFNLDRFGLRISLEQWQMLPHEDRALLARFPVEEDTAIEPNFDHALFEMMRTHANVEPEWFTPEDNPAWRDTAVVPETVLNQAQLANLAPPGAAQWAQLAPFQRYVLAKLSRKAASNHDFVPAMKEFGLAS
- a CDS encoding sensor domain-containing protein, translated to MISFLSKRLLINLAVVAAAVGANAFVAYTQICGQRDADARTARSTAIRQNLEAYRSTLEDGLGVLGRYEASAEPAPEKAVANMTASLAQIDRALHEQLAGQPRVAGALDDLTVNGKRLQQDIAVALAKTTAPEQDGSRAWAAQTYTRLGMEVDRLEAHMDQLRAEEDRALKDALEASTRDSRYAMLFLVVTMLAGGGLLIYTFGARENVAREKLRIARALHRNDERFRGLFEQHPVPMYIFDRDTLRFLAVNTAAVQQYGYSESEFLAMTVRAIRPHSEVTRLETHLQRSDVTPGGPRTMAGVWHHRRKDGSQISADISYHAMTFMGRPALFVLADDVTEQINAEAEAQRSNQMLETVIDNIPQRIFWKDKELRYLGCNMAFARDAGLAYPEQVIGKRDEDMPWRGFAEGLARQDTEVMASGVPKMNYETDIVIDGVHRTTVTSKLPFTDSDGRVIGVLGSYTDITERKRADLALRLQSRALDASVNAILITGPSKEGNLIEYVNPAFKRITGYDPQEVIGQDCRLLQRNDRDQEGIAAIRQALAANREVSAVLRNYRKDGALFWNQLYIAPVPDADGQTTHHIAVINDVTALIRYQEQLEYQANYDSLTRLPNRNLLRDRLQHALIVAQRHHKGVAVVFIDLDGFKNVNDSLGHSVGDRLLSVVADRLARAARASDTVARHGGDEFVIVMTDTVDEQSLIAWMERVRASISEPVWLDGTELYVGCSMGASLFPQDGDDAETLMKKADLAMYRAKDMGRNTFQFYQPEMNVSAGARLNLERRLRRALRDNEFLLHYQPQVDIETGQVVGMEALVRWHDPEVGLIPPSQFIPVAEESGLIGPLSEWVLREACRQNKAWQDEGLPPARVSVNLSARQFQQRDIAKLVMQVLEETGLDPQYLELELTESTIMRNAEEAVSMLNELHALGIGLAIDDFGTGYSSLSYLKRFPVDRLKIDRSFVSDIGESSDDETITSAIIALAHSLNLQVIAEGVETSTQLDFLKERACDEMQGYYFAKPLPHHAIPGMLQRGAESAAIATADA